One window of the Desulfobacterales bacterium genome contains the following:
- the cbiM gene encoding cobalt transporter CbiM: MHISDGVLPIQVSIAAYGASIGIIGLSVYKTKGEDIPKIAVVTASFFVASLLHIPLGPTSVHLLIPGLVGILLYNSAFLAIALGLVLQCILFQFGGITALGANAIMMGIPALICGWIFKLLKGSKIISHTVVAAFCGGLGVILSTLFLSLLLFTGGENFIGVAKLAIVAHMPVLIIESIISAFTISFLYKVKPELIGVYKIEDIYE; the protein is encoded by the coding sequence ATGCATATATCCGACGGTGTTCTTCCTATTCAAGTATCAATTGCTGCTTATGGTGCAAGTATAGGTATTATTGGTTTAAGCGTATATAAAACAAAAGGAGAAGACATTCCGAAAATAGCAGTTGTAACCGCTTCTTTTTTTGTCGCATCTCTTCTTCATATTCCCCTTGGACCTACAAGTGTTCACCTTTTAATTCCAGGTCTTGTTGGAATACTTCTTTATAATTCTGCCTTTCTTGCAATCGCTCTTGGACTTGTACTCCAGTGTATTCTATTTCAATTTGGAGGAATAACTGCATTAGGAGCTAACGCAATTATGATGGGAATTCCAGCTCTTATTTGCGGATGGATTTTTAAGCTGCTAAAGGGCAGCAAAATTATAAGTCACACAGTTGTTGCAGCTTTTTGTGGAGGTTTAGGAGTGATTCTATCAACTCTATTTTTGTCGTTACTTCTTTTTACAGGCGGAGAAAACTTTATAGGAGTAGCAAAACTTGCAATAGTTGCCCATATGCCTGTTTTAATAATAGAATCAATAATTTCAGCCTTTACCATATCTTTTTTGTATAAAGTTAAGCCTGAACTTATTGGTGTGTATAAAATAGAGGATATATATGAATAG